The genomic stretch AAATGCGCTGCCCAGTGTGGCTCCGGCTTCCAACATCAGCTCGCCGATGCCGCGCCCAGCCAAATCGGCCAGCACGGCATTCAGGCTGAGCCGGCCTTGGGCGTCAGCTTTCAAACGGCAGATTTCGGCGGCGGCGAGCGCGGGGCTGTCGGACAAGGTATAGATGAGCGTGGGAGCACTGCCATCGAGTAGATGGCTGCCGGCAGGCAGGCGCAGGCGGCTATCGAGCAGCACGCGCAGCGGGGGGCGCAGGGTGGGGAAATCGCGCACGGTGAGGCGCGGGTTGTCGGCCAGAGCGGTGCCGATGCCGGTGAGCACGGCACAGCTTTCGGCGCGTTGGATCTGCACATCGTGCCGAGCGGCGGCACCGGTAATCCATTGGCTTTGGCCGCCGGCGAGCGCGGTTTTGCCGTCGAGGCTGGCGGCGGTTTTCAGCTTCACAAACGGGCGACCGCGTTCGATGCGGGAGAGGAAGCCGCGGTTGAGCAGCCGCGCTTCGCGTTCCATCAGGCCGCAGGCTACCTGAATGCCGGCGGCTTCAAGCATGGCCAGCCCTTTGCCCGCCACCAGGGGATTGGGGTCTTGCATGGCGGCCACTACACGCCGCACGCCGGCGCGGATCAGGGCTTCGGCACAGGGCGGGGTGCGGCCATGGTGGGCACAGGGCTCAAGGGTAACGTAGGCGGTGGCGCCTTGCGCGGCGCTGCCGGCCTGGCGCAGGGCGTGCA from Eikenella exigua encodes the following:
- the ribD gene encoding bifunctional diaminohydroxyphosphoribosylaminopyrimidine deaminase/5-amino-6-(5-phosphoribosylamino)uracil reductase RibD, with the protein product MPQFSPADHALMQQAIALAWQGRFSTSPNPRVGCVIAQGGQIVGQGFHLKAGEPHAEVHALRQAGSAAQGATAYVTLEPCAHHGRTPPCAEALIRAGVRRVVAAMQDPNPLVAGKGLAMLEAAGIQVACGLMEREARLLNRGFLSRIERGRPFVKLKTAASLDGKTALAGGQSQWITGAAARHDVQIQRAESCAVLTGIGTALADNPRLTVRDFPTLRPPLRVLLDSRLRLPAGSHLLDGSAPTLIYTLSDSPALAAAEICRLKADAQGRLSLNAVLADLAGRGIGELMLEAGATLGSAFLAQDLVDEIVCYQAPKLLGGTQSSTLFRLPENPAALSCESNWHTISVEQLGDDIKWVLQNWRG